The following proteins come from a genomic window of Malus domestica chromosome 02, GDT2T_hap1:
- the LOC103438731 gene encoding cation/H(+) antiporter 15-like produces MGNLALVYYMFLVGLELDFKPVVRAGKKALSIALTGFFFSVLLGWVLCRYLLLQDFVAQTHDGDQERPTINGPLFWGVALATTNFPDLARILADLKLLYSDVGGLALSASVITDLCSWILLLLVMAIINSVQMYAVGLTSVFLGLCVFVVRPALSWIVHRVREREKEERNNSQLIRFVLAGVLLSGVITDACGSHSIVGPFVLGAIMPKGEFTDMLKQKVGNFVPSILMPLYFCINGGRVNFEDILGDRKNPIEQKTGATVGRVVWVTIIAFATKTVSTFVAGIINKMSPRDSLALGVLMNTKGLLTLIILNSGRDIKALNKQTFGVLMVVIWVMTFAVGPFIAYFYKSSAKTFVQYKQRSLASVGPNNQFRVLVCVHTSRNVPGIINLLEASNPTTQSPLHVLAVHLVELTGHASAMLVVHDACKTKDVNFPDKSSSPTNAIELYAKQRQSVTVQSLTAVSAYPTMHEDICNLAEDNRVSIIIIPYHKKATILDGEGGARDEDKSHLKNLNNNLMENARCSVGVLLDRGIGTSNYFDCCRHFTMLFFGGADDREALAYAGRMAGHPRVTLTVITFNIMSKEAAKTCVDDDDDGDEYNDEDEDDNENDNDDDYDDVTLEGMKSTGEEKKMDDLYLDEFRLRSMNDASIKFVENWVTSWEQILSLIQSTEGEYDMFIVGRRHGEMQEVATTLLDDDDSNDIGVLGEALVSSIFTASTSILIVQKSEFAHDS; encoded by the exons ATGGGAAACTTGGCCCTCGTTTACTATATGTTTCTAGTGGGTTTAGAGCTTGATTTTAAACCAGTAGTTCGTGCTGGGAAGAAGGCTCTCAGCATTGCGCTCACTGGCTTTTTCTTTTCCGTCCTACTTGGTTGGGTCTTGTGTCGTTATTTACTCCTCCAAGATTTTGTCGCACAAACACATGATGGAGATCAGGAACGTCCCACTATAAACGGCCCATTGTTCTGGGGCGTTGCTCTCGCCACTACCAACTTCCCAGACCTTGCCAGAATCCTCGCGGACCTCAAACTTCTTTACTCTGATGTTGGAGGACTTGCGTTATCCGCCTCTGTTATCACCGACTTGTGCTCCTGGATTCTTCTTTTGCTCGTAATGGCCATAATCAACAGCGTCCAGATGTATGCAGTGGGCTTGACCTCGGTTTTTCTAGGACTCTGCGTTTTTGTAGTACGTCCTGCTCTGTCATGGATTGTTCACCGAGTACGcgaaagagaaaaagaggagAGGAACAACAGTCAGCTTATACGCTTTGTTTTAGCTGGGGTGTTGCTCTCTGGGGTCATTACCGATGCCTGTGGATCCCATTCCATTGTAGGGCCTTTTGTGTTAGGAGCCATTATGCCTAAGGGCGAGTTTACGGACATGCTTAAACAGAAGGTGGGAAATTTTGTGCCTTCGATTCTGATGCCTCTTTACTTCTGTATCAATGGAGGAAGAGTCAACTTTGAGGATATTCTCGGTGACAGAAAAAATCCAATAGAGCAAAAAACTGGGGCTACCGTCGGTCGTGTAGTGTGGGTTACCATCATTGCTTTCGCAACTAAAACTGTGAGCACTTTCGTTGCCGGCATAATCAACAAAATGTCACCCCGGGATAGTTTGGCTCTTGGAGTGCTCATGAACACCAAAGGGTTATTGACACTCATTATACTCAATAGTGGCCGGGACATAAAG GCATTGAACAAACAAACGTTCGGAGTATTGATGGTGGTGATTTGGGTAATGACATTTGCGGTTGGCCCGTTTATAGCCTACTTTTACAAGTCCAGTGCCAAGACTTTCGTGCAGTACAAACAGAGGAGTTTAGCAAGCGTAGGACCTAACAACCAGTTTCGAGTCCTTGTATGCGTTCACACCTCACGCAATGTGCCGGGCATTATCAACCTCCTCGAGGCTTCTAATCCAACAACACAATCCCCTCTTCATGTTCTTGCTGTCCACCTTGTGGAACTAACTGGACACGCTTCGGCCATGTTGGTAGTGCACGATGCTTGCAAGACCAAAGATGTAAACTTTCCCGACAAATCTTCGTCTCCGACAAATGCCATCGAGTTATATGCCAAACAAAGGCAAAGTGTCACAGTGCAATCACTCACGGCAGTGTCTGCTTATCCGACGATGCATGAGGACATATGTAACCTGGCTGAGGACAATCGTGTCTCCATAATAATTATCCCGTATCATAAGAAAGCTACAATATTGGATGGAGAAGGAGGGGCAAGAGATGAAGACAAATCGCATTTAAAGAACCTCAACAACAACTTGATGGAAAATGCGCGGTGCTCCGTGGGTGTTCTTTTGGATCGGGGCATTGGTACATCCAACTACTTTGACTGCTGCCGCCACTTTACCAtgctcttctttggaggggCAGATGACCGCGAGGCATTAGCGTATGCGGGGAGGATGGCTGGACATCCAAGGGTTACCCTAACTGTTATAACGTTTAACATCATGAGTAAAGAGGCAGCAAAAACGTGCgtcgatgatgatgatgacggtGATGAGTATAATGACGAGGACGAGGACGACAATGAGAACGACAACGACGACGACTACGACGATGTTACTCTTGAGGGAATGAAAAGTACtggagaagagaaaaaaatggatGACTTGTACTTGGATGAGTTTAGGTTGAGGTCAATGAATGATGCCTCCATAAAATTTGTAGAGAATTGGGTGACCAGTTGGGAACAAATTCTCTCATTAATACAATCCACGGAGGGTGAATATGATATGTTTATAGTGGGTAGAAGACATGGAGAAATGCAAGAGGTCGCCACAACGTTACTGGATGACGATGACTCTAACGACATTGGAGTTCTTGGAGAGGCATTGGTATCTTCAATCTTCACAGCTAGTACATCCATTCTAATTGTGCAAAAAAGTGAATTTGCTCATGATTCATGA